The Chloroflexota bacterium nucleotide sequence AGGCCTACTGATGGATTTCGCCCCAGCGGCATCGTATCGCGAAGTTCCCGATCCCTACTACGGAGGTCACGAAGGCTTCGAGCTGGTGCTTGACCTGGTGGAGGAGG carries:
- a CDS encoding low molecular weight phosphotyrosine protein phosphatase, encoding GLLMDFAPAASYREVPDPYYGGHEGFELVLDLVEEGAEGLLDQLRQELGH